The Deltaproteobacteria bacterium genome segment ATCCAGTTTGGCGTTTGGCGCTATGGACAAGCAGTTCTGCGTTTACATCCTGGTCAGCAAACGGAACGGCACGCTGTGCATTGGGGTGACCTCACAGCTGGCAACGCGGGTGTACGGCGTTGACAAGCTGGTCTACTACGAAGCGCACGGCTGCGCAG includes the following:
- a CDS encoding GIY-YIG nuclease family protein, producing MDKQFCVYILVSKRNGTLCIGVTSQLATRVYGVDKLVYYEAHGCA